A part of Nitrospira sp. genomic DNA contains:
- a CDS encoding mechanosensitive ion channel family protein, which produces MNILDTLTQYAVQYGLQAAVALGILIGGMMASRGAANFAQQALEKQTLEPPVRLLLVRIVKIIVILFTAMIALQTLGVPIAPLLAGVGVAGVGIGLALQGVLSNVMAGLSIIFSKPYKVGEHISLLGVHGDVLVIDIFTTTLMHADHSRVLIPNRKIVGEILHNFGVIRQLHLTVPLSHRVKIDDALAHVKDILQQHPLVLKDPAPSVGVSSLGEASIALAVEPWAAVTNYNVVQGELNKLILERFRTHGIELPSSRHDVHLVNG; this is translated from the coding sequence GAATGATGGCGTCTCGTGGGGCCGCCAATTTTGCCCAACAGGCGCTCGAAAAACAGACCCTTGAGCCACCAGTGCGCCTGCTCCTGGTGCGTATCGTGAAAATCATCGTCATACTGTTTACGGCGATGATCGCGCTCCAAACACTTGGCGTGCCCATCGCTCCGCTGCTCGCCGGTGTCGGAGTCGCCGGTGTCGGTATTGGGTTGGCCTTGCAGGGTGTCTTGAGCAATGTGATGGCCGGGTTGTCCATTATCTTCAGCAAACCCTACAAGGTCGGCGAACATATCTCGCTGCTTGGAGTTCACGGTGACGTATTGGTCATTGATATTTTCACCACGACGCTGATGCACGCTGACCATTCACGCGTCCTCATTCCCAATCGAAAAATTGTCGGGGAAATCCTGCATAATTTTGGTGTTATCCGTCAGCTGCATCTGACGGTCCCCCTCTCACACCGCGTCAAAATCGATGACGCGCTGGCGCACGTGAAGGATATCCTTCAACAGCACCCGTTGGTCTTGAAAGACCCTGCTCCTTCCGTAGGAGTGTCGTCTCTGGGGGAGGCGTCAATCGCTCTTGCCGTGGAGCCCTGGGCGGCTGTGACCAACTACAACGTGGTTCAGGGGGAGTTGAACAAGTTGATTCTCGAACGATTCCGGACACATGGTATCGAGCTGCCCTCTTCTCGTCACGACGTTCACCTAGTGAACGGATAA
- a CDS encoding GTP-binding protein yields the protein MMQKKVCMLGGFAVGKTSLVRRFVSNVFSDHYHTTIGVTVEKKSVTVDDRDVMLVLWDLYGEDEFQRVRDSYLRGSSGYILVMDGTRKATLDTALALQQTALRAVGTVPFISIINKADVRSEWEIDERTIEQLRERGWTVLFGSAKLGQGVEELFVTLATQIVQAAPIPRDCL from the coding sequence ATGATGCAGAAAAAAGTCTGCATGTTGGGTGGATTTGCGGTCGGAAAGACCAGCCTCGTGCGCCGATTTGTGAGTAACGTGTTTTCTGATCACTATCACACGACGATCGGCGTGACCGTGGAGAAGAAGAGTGTCACGGTCGACGACCGGGACGTGATGCTGGTGCTGTGGGATCTCTATGGAGAAGACGAATTTCAACGAGTGCGCGACTCGTATCTTCGTGGTTCATCCGGCTACATCTTGGTCATGGATGGCACCAGAAAAGCGACCCTGGACACGGCACTCGCGCTTCAGCAGACCGCCTTACGAGCAGTCGGAACGGTTCCGTTCATCTCGATCATCAATAAAGCGGATGTTCGATCTGAGTGGGAAATCGATGAGCGCACGATCGAACAGCTGCGCGAACGAGGTTGGACGGTCCTGTTCGGCAGTGCCAAGCTTGGGCAGGGAGTCGAAGAGTTATTTGTGACGCTGGCAACCCAGATCGTACAGGCAGCTCCGATCCCCAGAGATTGCTTATGA
- a CDS encoding PAS domain S-box protein — MTSWPGNLAPHNESLFNAVLSTLDMVVFECEEDSSEFRLQGLPPEWWRAWVGPADCTVLDLGRCSPFLQEYLTGAHLVWAGTPGATEKSGPWTEPDRQGGTMTREATALVIGSKKLVLIERLGSGFKEMGTIVQRARERMLAEERTAKAYRKTETHLISKLEVSERTKDDALALLQHLGLAALVLDERGHITFASDRGLEILGMTAEAVIGREWEQALPLPKHDRMAIRELINTASDRRKACVVGIEGPRPSWVEIEVHGDPRHPGRHIVIVHDRTELHTLRRVLNEQASFHDLVGKSPAMLRTYQLVRDVAQVDSTVLIEGETGTGKELIARAIHSCSSRKHKPFIAANCAGLTDSILTSQLFGHKRGAFTGAVNDQQGLFEAAEGGTLFLDEIGDIPSQVQTALLRVLQEKEITRLGEAKPRKVDVRVVAATHHNLSEDVVRGSFRADLLYRIRIARVQLPPLRERREDIPLLAQSFLGQICTATGKTIERLNPDTLRLLMSHAWPGNVRELKSAIEFAVISCKAKEVLPIDLPPEIIRAPAVPSSSVWIPLPNRDEKSRFLAALSDAKGNRTEAARRLGVSRATFYRRLVELDIDPR, encoded by the coding sequence ATGACAAGCTGGCCAGGCAACCTCGCACCGCACAACGAGTCTCTGTTCAATGCGGTTCTCTCCACTCTCGACATGGTGGTGTTTGAGTGCGAGGAGGACTCGTCTGAGTTTCGGCTTCAAGGTCTCCCGCCTGAATGGTGGCGTGCGTGGGTCGGTCCGGCAGACTGTACGGTCTTAGATCTTGGCCGATGCTCGCCCTTCTTGCAGGAGTATCTTACTGGTGCTCACCTAGTCTGGGCGGGCACCCCTGGCGCAACTGAGAAGTCGGGCCCATGGACGGAACCTGATCGACAGGGCGGCACCATGACACGGGAGGCCACCGCGCTGGTGATTGGATCCAAGAAGTTAGTACTCATTGAGCGTCTGGGTTCCGGCTTCAAGGAGATGGGAACCATCGTTCAGCGGGCTCGGGAACGCATGCTGGCCGAAGAGCGTACCGCGAAGGCCTACCGGAAGACTGAGACGCACCTGATCAGCAAGCTTGAAGTCAGCGAGCGCACAAAGGACGATGCGCTGGCTCTGCTTCAGCACCTCGGGCTTGCTGCGCTTGTTCTCGATGAGCGCGGGCACATCACGTTTGCCAGTGATCGCGGTCTTGAGATCCTGGGAATGACGGCAGAAGCTGTGATCGGTCGGGAATGGGAGCAAGCACTTCCTCTTCCCAAGCACGATCGGATGGCGATTCGGGAGCTGATCAATACCGCCTCAGACCGACGGAAGGCCTGCGTCGTGGGCATCGAAGGACCCCGCCCCTCTTGGGTTGAGATAGAAGTTCACGGAGATCCTCGCCACCCCGGTCGGCATATCGTCATCGTGCATGACCGCACCGAGCTCCACACGCTCCGCCGGGTGCTCAACGAGCAAGCGTCGTTTCACGACCTGGTGGGGAAGAGTCCCGCGATGCTTCGCACGTACCAACTTGTGCGAGACGTGGCGCAGGTTGATAGCACTGTGTTGATCGAAGGGGAAACGGGAACTGGAAAAGAGTTGATCGCGCGTGCCATTCACTCTTGCAGCAGCCGAAAACATAAGCCATTCATTGCCGCCAATTGCGCCGGATTGACCGACTCGATTCTGACGAGCCAACTCTTTGGCCACAAGCGTGGAGCCTTTACCGGGGCGGTGAATGATCAGCAAGGATTATTCGAAGCTGCAGAGGGTGGCACGTTGTTCCTCGACGAAATCGGGGATATTCCGTCGCAAGTCCAAACGGCTCTCTTGCGAGTGTTGCAGGAAAAGGAGATCACCCGTCTGGGAGAGGCCAAGCCTCGCAAAGTCGATGTGCGTGTCGTGGCGGCCACCCACCATAACTTGAGTGAAGACGTCGTTCGTGGGTCCTTCCGAGCGGATCTGCTCTACCGAATTCGTATCGCCAGAGTCCAGCTTCCCCCGTTACGTGAACGACGCGAGGATATCCCGCTTCTTGCCCAATCCTTTCTTGGGCAGATCTGCACCGCCACTGGAAAGACGATCGAGCGCCTGAATCCCGATACCCTTCGGCTTCTCATGAGCCACGCATGGCCTGGTAATGTGCGTGAACTGAAGAGTGCCATCGAATTTGCAGTGATCAGCTGCAAGGCGAAAGAGGTTCTTCCCATTGATCTCCCACCGGAGATCATCCGTGCCCCTGCTGTGCCAAGTTCTTCCGTGTGGATTCCGTTGCCGAACCGGGACGAGAAATCTCGATTTCTCGCGGCGCTTTCCGATGCCAAAGGCAATCGGACGGAGGCCGCCAGACGGCTGGGAGTGAGCAGGGCGACGTTCTATCGCCGCCTCGTCGAGCTAGATATCGATCCTCGCTAG
- a CDS encoding response regulator transcription factor: MDKLTGRRKPIRVLLIDDSMLTLHGLKTFLSTNPHIEIMGIARTPSEALDAIRVHQPDVVMLETRLGQISGIDLCRTIRESYPHIGVLFFTAHDDKELLRAAIMADAHGYLLKGAAAEAVARSIEIVASGRAIMDQQLTQQVITWARDGALAGQERIPYSCSKDDRQLLSLVALGKTNKEIAQELNLVPRVVATRLQRIYKRLKISRRSEAARYYVQLEKDPHGLEGVAHQN; encoded by the coding sequence ATGGACAAACTCACTGGAAGACGAAAACCGATTCGTGTGTTGCTGATCGATGATTCCATGCTGACTCTGCATGGGCTCAAGACTTTCCTTTCCACAAACCCTCACATCGAAATCATGGGCATTGCTCGTACTCCCTCGGAAGCCTTAGACGCGATACGGGTACACCAGCCGGATGTCGTGATGTTGGAGACTCGCCTGGGGCAAATAAGTGGAATCGACTTATGTAGAACCATCCGTGAGTCATATCCACACATCGGCGTGCTCTTTTTTACGGCGCATGACGATAAGGAGCTCCTGCGAGCAGCCATCATGGCCGATGCGCACGGTTACCTGCTGAAGGGCGCAGCGGCTGAGGCGGTTGCGAGGAGTATCGAGATTGTTGCGAGTGGGAGGGCGATCATGGATCAGCAGTTGACTCAGCAAGTCATCACATGGGCTCGGGATGGAGCGTTGGCTGGACAAGAGCGGATCCCCTATAGCTGTTCGAAAGATGACCGGCAGCTACTCTCTCTGGTGGCTCTCGGGAAGACAAACAAGGAGATTGCACAAGAATTGAATCTTGTGCCTCGCGTGGTGGCCACTCGCTTACAACGAATCTACAAGCGTTTGAAGATATCCAGACGATCCGAGGCGGCACGCTACTATGTGCAGTTGGAAAAGGATCCGCATGGACTTGAAGGCGTTGCTCACCAGAACTAG
- a CDS encoding DUF481 domain-containing protein yields MKPLMLLVAVLALGAMATPSLADDGALATTPVPILDVVTLKDGSVIYGEVIEMSGGLLQIKNSLAGDIIKLKWAEVSKLAVSHPVPFHLKEGTVLVGTAEEGEPGTMKVKAGPNGNMMTVPINAVTQVNPVIQSPVIYSGSLNAGYSAAVGNSHLRNVSVLGDLVARSEQLRLTLLGRYVNADNNGSLQVRNARGTIKLDFFITKRFFWYASAYVENDFLQNLKLRTAISSGPGYQFLERGDLKGIFKDMTFYAEAGPTYFNEDYRDNSITADRGSFRARVAMKLDWPLFDGRVTLYHYNEIFPSVQNASDFFFTMDNGVRMKILAGLASGFQVTTRYNNRPPAGTGDTDNLYLLTLGYAFDTTRTR; encoded by the coding sequence ATGAAGCCACTCATGTTACTGGTCGCAGTCTTAGCTCTGGGCGCGATGGCGACGCCGAGTCTTGCTGATGATGGGGCGCTCGCGACTACGCCGGTACCGATCCTTGATGTCGTGACCTTGAAAGACGGCAGCGTCATCTATGGTGAAGTGATCGAGATGTCGGGCGGGTTACTACAGATCAAGAACTCTCTGGCAGGCGATATCATCAAGCTCAAATGGGCTGAAGTGAGCAAGCTGGCGGTCTCGCACCCGGTACCCTTTCATTTAAAGGAGGGGACCGTGCTTGTTGGCACGGCCGAAGAGGGAGAACCGGGGACGATGAAGGTGAAGGCTGGGCCAAACGGAAACATGATGACGGTTCCGATCAATGCCGTGACACAGGTGAACCCGGTTATTCAGTCGCCGGTCATCTACTCCGGGAGCCTCAATGCGGGCTACTCGGCTGCCGTGGGAAACAGCCATCTCCGGAACGTGAGTGTTCTAGGAGATCTTGTGGCACGCAGTGAGCAGCTCCGGCTGACCCTCCTGGGTCGCTACGTCAATGCAGACAACAACGGTAGTTTACAGGTCAGGAATGCCCGCGGCACGATCAAGCTGGACTTCTTTATCACGAAACGGTTTTTCTGGTATGCGTCGGCCTATGTGGAAAACGATTTTCTCCAAAACCTCAAGCTGAGAACGGCGATCTCCAGTGGCCCGGGGTATCAATTTCTTGAGCGTGGAGATCTGAAGGGTATCTTTAAGGATATGACCTTCTACGCCGAAGCCGGTCCAACGTATTTTAACGAGGACTACCGGGATAATAGCATCACTGCTGATCGGGGGAGCTTTCGCGCACGCGTGGCCATGAAATTGGATTGGCCGCTGTTCGATGGCCGTGTCACGCTGTACCATTACAATGAAATATTCCCCTCGGTCCAGAACGCGTCGGATTTCTTCTTCACGATGGATAACGGGGTTCGCATGAAGATTTTGGCCGGTCTGGCGAGCGGATTCCAGGTGACCACCCGCTACAACAATCGGCCGCCTGCCGGCACGGGCGATACCGATAACTTATACTTGCTTACGTTAGGGTATGCGTTCGACACCACTCGCACACGATAG
- the mscL gene encoding large-conductance mechanosensitive channel protein MscL: MLKEFKEFAMKGNVLDMAIGVIIGGAFGKIVSSMVSDVLMPPIGLLMGKVDFSSLFIDLSRTSPVSLAAAKAAGAPTINYGVFLQSMFDFIIVAFVIFMLVKQVNRFKKEEPAAPPPPPPAPSNEEKLLTEIRDLLKHRQ; the protein is encoded by the coding sequence ATGCTGAAAGAGTTCAAAGAGTTTGCCATGAAGGGGAATGTCCTCGACATGGCGATCGGCGTCATCATCGGTGGCGCATTCGGGAAAATTGTGTCGTCCATGGTCAGCGACGTGCTGATGCCGCCCATTGGGTTACTGATGGGCAAGGTAGATTTTTCAAGCCTCTTCATTGATTTGTCCAGAACATCCCCCGTGTCTCTCGCCGCAGCCAAAGCTGCTGGAGCCCCGACGATTAATTACGGTGTTTTTCTACAGAGCATGTTCGACTTCATTATTGTTGCCTTCGTCATCTTCATGTTGGTCAAGCAGGTGAATCGATTTAAGAAGGAAGAGCCTGCAGCCCCACCGCCGCCTCCCCCGGCGCCGAGCAATGAGGAGAAACTGTTGACGGAAATCCGCGATCTCCTTAAGCACCGTCAATGA